A DNA window from Chiroxiphia lanceolata isolate bChiLan1 chromosome 6, bChiLan1.pri, whole genome shotgun sequence contains the following coding sequences:
- the LOC116788831 gene encoding cytosolic 5'-nucleotidase 1A-like: MAEPESTVLNTKVKQKDPSKALVIAVTTRAIFNLEKEHKLYLEKGKDEYTRHQQANQDKPLPPGTAFAFIQAVQYVNKKMLESNPAENDLFDILVLSNNSPESGARIINSAKHYGLEISKFCFVSDEDSTQYLKSHGVKLFLSADRTDVCNALQRGVSAALIFQQEVQAPSTPLRVVFDGDAVLFSDETDQIFQEHGLEGAVRYEHAMEAVPMGEGPLKAFAMHLGKMRRKFSQEKSPIRTYLVTARSGRDMGIRAIKTLREWGLAIDEAFFMDGAPKGPILAQIQPHIFFDDGLHNIQGAQNVGVPSAWVPSCC, encoded by the exons aaAGATCCCAGCAAGGCACTGGTCATTGCTGTGACCACCAGAGCCATCTTCAACTTGGAGAAGGAGCACAAACTCTACCTGGAGAAGGGCAAGGACGAGTACACAAGGCACCAGCAGGCCAACCAGGACAAGCCCCTCCCACCAGGCACAGCCTTTGCCTTCATCCAG GCAGTGCAGTATGTGAACAAGAAGATGCTGGAGAGCAACCCAGCAGAGAATGACCTCTTTGACATCCTGGTGCTCTCCAACAACAGCCCAGAGAGTGGAGCACGCATCATCAACAGCGCCAAACACTACG GCCTGGAGATCTCCAAGTTCTGCTTTGTCAGCGATGAGGACTCCACACAGTACCTGAAGTCCCACGGGGTCAAGCTCTTCCTCTCAGCTGACAGGACAGATGTGTGCAATGCCCTCCAGAGAG GGGTCTCAGCAGCGCTCATTTTCCAGCAAGAGGTGCAggcccccagcaccccactcCGTGTGGTGTTTGACGGGGATGCCGTGCTCTTCTCCGACGAGACAGACCAGATCTTCCAGGAGCACGGGCTGGAGGGGGCAGTGCGGTACGAGCACGCGATGGAGGCCGTGCCCATGGGAGAG GGTCCCCTGAAGGCTTTTGCCATGCACCTTGGGAAGATGCGCAGGAAGTTCAGCCAGGAAAAATCCCCCATCCGCACCTACCTGGTGACTGCACGCAGCGGCCGGGACATGGGCATCCGAGCCATCAAGACGCTCCGGGAATGGGGCCTGGCCATCGATGAGGCTTTCTTCATGGATGGGGCTCCCAAGGGCCCCATCCTCGCCCAGATCCAGCCTCACATTTTCTTTGACGATGGGCTTCATAACATCCAAGGGGCTCAAAATGTGGGTGTGCCCTCTGCCTGGgtcccctcctgctgctga